In Pseudobacter ginsenosidimutans, the following are encoded in one genomic region:
- a CDS encoding SusC/RagA family TonB-linked outer membrane protein codes for MQKTAFCGWSARGSNRHFTQTLLVMKLTTLFLTLGFLNVSAKAVSQNVTFSGEEVLLESVFFSVEKQTGYLFLYDNSIKELAKPVSLSVKDVSIEKFLEIVFRSQPLLQFKIGNKTILVSRKPGSDRRPESTGTLNLLKDTLIKVKGYVAGLNNQPLAGATIRIRGKNGTTISDDKGYFEINTTPGSKLVISYIGFHEKELIIKNAEPIRIKLVQKENNIEAVEVKFNTGYQELPQERATGSFSHINNAMLNRAVGGTILERLEGIANGLLFDRSTLAGEDVKGKPEIRVRGLSTIEESLRGPLIVLDNFPYDGDINTINPNDIESITILRDAAAASIWGASAGNGVIVITTKKGKYNQPVRVTFNKNITVFEKPDLFYNQNYLPAPVVMAAQKELFTRGAYTINTQTLLPSYVELLIKQRDGLIDPDDFTKQETIMRNNDLRAQSSQYLYQPGINDQYAIGVNGGGNNHKYVLSAGYDQNRSNVVLDKDSRINVSIQNTFRVNPDLEISGSVWVTKKQEIDNGLSHRDLNFFNNAGFVDIYDRIADEHGMPTAIAKAYRSAYRDNAENIGLLNWQYKPMEDRYLVDNRTVSQDLRLNTNIKYRFFKSLNAELSYQHHTNSSKQVSLYDKTSYYVRNLVNRYTQTNGTKVIPHDAIKMFDGIRELSSHSGRLQLNYRETIAGEHEISALGGVEIRENVSGTQPGTTLYGYNKETWQGIARYDYITRYPVRPTGTAQIPFSTSTDTRIINRFLSYFGNASYTYLQRYSLSGSMRWDGSNLLGVKSNQRGTMLWSLGGSWDLHREHFYDVSWLSYLRLRATVGSAGNIDKSQSHYPTISLGTYAENGLSVATLRHPGNPYLRWEQVNISNWGIDWRILNNRISGSFEYYSKHAKDLLGNNMMGPTTGVTTNYKINYAALRTLGMDIQITSRNTTGEIGWTTTLLLNYSSNKITHFNKPAVSNIADFLTTGRPPVELGKSVDLIYALPWYGLNPLTGQPLIYLNGEVSHDYATYYNSLSKNDILISGVTVPPFTGTIRNNLSWKGLELSAIVAFKTGYVFRRKSMLPGREYSATAALYHMDYFKRWQKPGDELFTQVPAYSPDNINQRWAVYMNSEELITKGDAIRLQDVSVSYSINESIAGKIHAKMIRIYGYARNLGILWRANKHGIDPDFPNADYPAPKSFAIGLQVEF; via the coding sequence ATGCAAAAAACTGCTTTTTGTGGCTGGTCGGCTCGTGGGAGCAATCGTCATTTCACCCAAACCCTGTTAGTTATGAAACTAACGACTTTATTTTTAACCCTTGGTTTTCTCAATGTGAGTGCCAAAGCTGTCTCTCAAAATGTGACATTTTCCGGAGAAGAAGTGCTCCTCGAATCGGTGTTTTTCTCAGTAGAAAAGCAGACGGGTTATCTTTTCTTATATGATAATTCTATAAAGGAATTGGCAAAACCCGTTTCTTTATCTGTTAAAGATGTTTCAATAGAAAAATTTCTTGAAATAGTCTTTAGATCTCAACCACTTTTGCAATTCAAGATTGGCAATAAAACTATTTTGGTTTCTCGCAAACCTGGTTCCGACCGTAGACCTGAATCAACCGGAACATTGAATCTTTTAAAGGATACGCTGATTAAAGTCAAAGGCTATGTCGCAGGATTGAATAACCAACCGCTTGCCGGGGCAACCATTCGTATAAGAGGGAAGAATGGTACTACGATTAGTGACGATAAAGGTTATTTTGAAATCAATACAACACCGGGCAGTAAACTGGTGATCAGTTATATTGGATTCCATGAAAAAGAGTTGATAATCAAAAATGCTGAACCAATCAGAATTAAGCTGGTCCAGAAAGAAAATAATATCGAAGCTGTAGAAGTGAAGTTTAATACCGGCTACCAGGAGTTACCACAGGAACGGGCTACAGGAAGTTTTTCCCATATAAATAATGCAATGCTCAACAGAGCCGTAGGAGGCACCATTTTGGAGCGGCTGGAAGGAATTGCAAACGGCCTGCTGTTCGACCGCAGCACACTTGCGGGGGAAGATGTAAAAGGTAAACCTGAAATTCGTGTGCGGGGATTGAGTACAATTGAAGAAAGCCTGAGAGGTCCACTTATTGTACTTGATAATTTTCCTTATGATGGTGATATTAATACAATAAATCCAAATGATATAGAAAGTATTACTATTCTTCGTGACGCAGCAGCAGCCAGTATCTGGGGCGCCAGCGCGGGCAATGGTGTTATCGTAATAACCACCAAAAAAGGAAAGTATAATCAACCGGTAAGGGTTACGTTCAATAAAAACATTACTGTATTTGAAAAGCCTGATCTCTTTTATAATCAGAACTACCTGCCGGCTCCTGTTGTAATGGCGGCGCAGAAGGAGCTGTTCACGCGGGGTGCTTATACTATTAACACCCAAACCCTGTTGCCCTCCTATGTTGAACTATTGATCAAACAACGGGATGGACTGATTGATCCGGATGATTTTACGAAACAGGAAACCATTATGCGTAATAACGATCTCCGGGCACAATCTTCACAATATCTTTATCAACCCGGTATTAACGACCAATATGCAATTGGAGTAAATGGGGGTGGCAACAACCATAAATATGTATTGTCTGCCGGGTATGATCAAAACAGGAGCAATGTTGTATTGGATAAAGACAGCAGGATCAATGTAAGTATTCAAAATACATTCAGGGTAAATCCTGATCTTGAAATAAGCGGCTCTGTATGGGTTACTAAAAAACAGGAAATAGATAATGGTCTGTCGCATCGGGATCTGAATTTCTTCAACAATGCAGGTTTTGTTGATATTTACGACAGAATTGCAGATGAGCATGGAATGCCAACTGCCATAGCAAAAGCATATCGCTCTGCATACCGGGACAATGCTGAAAACATAGGTTTATTAAACTGGCAATATAAACCAATGGAAGACAGATACCTGGTTGATAACCGCACTGTCTCGCAGGATTTACGGTTGAATACAAATATTAAGTACCGTTTTTTCAAAAGTCTTAATGCCGAATTAAGTTATCAGCATCATACTAATAGTAGTAAACAGGTGTCATTATACGACAAGACCAGTTATTATGTACGTAATCTGGTAAACAGGTATACACAGACGAATGGCACAAAAGTTATACCGCATGATGCAATAAAGATGTTTGATGGTATTAGAGAATTATCTTCTCATTCAGGAAGATTGCAATTGAACTACCGTGAAACAATTGCAGGTGAACACGAAATTTCTGCACTTGGTGGTGTGGAGATACGTGAAAATGTTAGCGGCACGCAACCCGGAACTACGCTATATGGTTATAATAAAGAAACATGGCAGGGGATAGCCCGGTACGACTATATTACCCGCTATCCGGTACGCCCAACCGGAACGGCACAGATACCGTTTTCAACCTCCACCGATACAAGGATCATCAACAGGTTCTTATCCTATTTTGGTAATGCTTCCTATACTTATTTGCAACGGTATAGTTTAAGTGGCAGCATGCGCTGGGATGGCAGTAATTTGTTAGGCGTAAAGAGCAACCAGCGCGGCACTATGCTTTGGTCTCTGGGAGGCAGCTGGGATTTGCACAGGGAACATTTTTATGACGTCTCCTGGCTTTCCTACCTGCGGCTAAGGGCAACTGTGGGTAGTGCAGGCAATATCGACAAAAGCCAGAGCCACTATCCCACTATCTCCCTCGGCACCTATGCTGAAAATGGGTTATCGGTTGCTACCCTGAGGCACCCCGGTAATCCCTACCTCCGTTGGGAACAGGTAAATATTTCCAATTGGGGAATAGATTGGAGAATATTGAATAATCGTATTTCGGGTAGTTTTGAATATTATAGCAAACATGCCAAAGATTTGTTGGGGAATAATATGATGGGCCCTACTACGGGCGTCACCACCAATTATAAAATAAACTATGCTGCATTGCGTACCCTGGGAATGGATATACAAATCACTTCCCGGAATACGACCGGAGAAATAGGATGGACAACTACCTTATTATTGAATTATAGCAGTAATAAAATAACACATTTTAATAAGCCCGCTGTAAGCAATATAGCCGATTTCCTTACTACAGGACGACCTCCTGTTGAATTGGGAAAATCAGTAGACCTGATCTATGCTTTACCCTGGTATGGCTTAAACCCCTTAACCGGCCAGCCACTTATTTACCTTAATGGCGAGGTAAGCCATGACTATGCAACATATTACAATTCATTAAGCAAAAATGATATTCTTATTTCTGGGGTAACTGTTCCTCCTTTTACCGGCACGATAAGAAATAACCTTAGCTGGAAAGGTCTGGAACTAAGCGCCATTGTAGCATTCAAAACAGGATATGTATTCAGAAGAAAATCTATGCTACCAGGAAGAGAATATTCCGCCACCGCCGCGCTTTATCATATGGATTATTTTAAAAGATGGCAAAAACCGGGAGATGAATTATTCACGCAGGTGCCTGCATACTCGCCGGATAATATCAACCAGCGATGGGCTGTTTATATGAATTCTGAAGAGCTCATCACAAAAGGAGATGCCATTCGCCTGCAGGATGTTAGTGTAAGTTATTCGATAAACGAATCGATTGCCGGAAAAATACATGCAAAAATGATTCGTATATATGGTTACGCACGAAACCTGGGCATATTATGGAGAGCTAATAAACACGGCATTGATCCTGATTTTCCAAACGCCGATTACCCTGCACCTAAATCATTTGCTATAGGATTGCAGGTTGAATTTTGA
- a CDS encoding FecR family protein: MTRDRFALLMDRYLQESLTEPERQELTAALGSRSNEEQARELILEHLKNGQFNFEPGLEKLYTRIENQLNSEPPRISANRLHFLRSRFFRYAAAIIILMGGIITAIVVSPDRKSTKSDTVLAHIVPADIHPGTNKAMLTVDNKNIDLSSDKTGIRVGNDVTYADGEKLSESGTMIMLATPNGGQYQIVLPDGTKAWLNAASSISFPSAFNNENRKIKVTGEVYLEVAQNKAKPFWVDVDGQSSVQVLGTSFNVNSYNDDGYIKTTLIEGSVSVLPNNTPTIKNYSVILKPGQQALQPIASGTGDKDLQQSGKIILTTADINQALAWKNGIFDFNGLGVRAMMAQLARWYDIDIRYEGPVPANILKGKMYRNEQLSFVLDGLRDMGIKCKMEEKTLIVL, from the coding sequence ATGACCAGAGACAGATTCGCATTATTAATGGACCGCTACCTGCAGGAGTCGCTTACAGAACCTGAAAGGCAGGAACTGACCGCTGCACTCGGGAGCAGGTCCAATGAAGAGCAGGCCAGGGAGCTGATCCTGGAGCATCTGAAGAATGGGCAGTTCAATTTTGAGCCAGGACTGGAAAAATTGTATACTCGCATCGAAAACCAGTTAAATAGTGAGCCGCCACGTATCTCAGCCAACCGCCTTCATTTTCTGCGTAGCCGGTTTTTCCGCTATGCCGCCGCAATAATTATACTGATGGGTGGCATCATCACCGCTATTGTTGTGTCTCCTGATCGAAAATCAACTAAATCTGATACAGTATTAGCGCATATCGTTCCAGCAGATATCCATCCCGGAACCAATAAGGCGATGCTGACTGTTGACAATAAAAATATTGATCTTTCTTCTGATAAAACAGGTATTAGGGTTGGCAATGACGTTACGTATGCGGATGGTGAAAAATTATCCGAATCTGGCACGATGATAATGCTTGCTACTCCCAATGGCGGGCAGTACCAGATAGTATTACCAGATGGTACCAAAGCCTGGCTGAATGCTGCTTCCAGCATTAGTTTTCCGTCTGCATTTAATAATGAAAACAGAAAAATAAAAGTTACTGGTGAGGTTTATCTGGAAGTAGCGCAAAACAAAGCAAAACCATTTTGGGTTGATGTGGACGGACAATCATCCGTGCAGGTGTTGGGAACCAGCTTCAACGTTAATTCATACAACGATGATGGCTATATTAAAACGACCCTGATAGAAGGTAGTGTAAGCGTGTTGCCAAATAATACCCCTACCATTAAAAACTATTCAGTCATCCTAAAACCCGGACAACAGGCACTGCAACCAATTGCGTCGGGAACAGGAGATAAAGACCTTCAACAATCTGGCAAGATCATTTTAACCACCGCTGACATTAACCAGGCTTTGGCCTGGAAAAATGGAATATTTGATTTTAATGGACTGGGAGTCCGTGCGATGATGGCTCAACTGGCGAGATGGTACGATATTGATATTCGCTATGAAGGACCTGTTCCTGCTAATATTCTAAAAGGGAAAATGTATAGGAATGAGCAGCTGTCTTTTGTGTTAGATGGATTACGCGACATGGGGATTAAATGTAAAATGGAAGAAAAAACATTGATAGTACTTTAG
- a CDS encoding RNA polymerase sigma factor: protein MLRAYGETVYSQAIAYTKSAEMAEELTQDVFLRVWRNKEKLPDLASFENWLFIIARNLIFDSFRKKIQAPVPATVDTDPLTPALQMEYKESYQLLLNGINKLPEKRQRVFRMSRLEGKTHEQIAEELGINKVTVAQYIVLSLNFLKTYLKENTGNTILVLILLRGWS, encoded by the coding sequence TTGCTTAGAGCTTACGGCGAAACCGTGTATTCCCAGGCGATAGCCTATACCAAATCGGCGGAAATGGCGGAGGAACTGACGCAGGACGTTTTTTTGCGGGTATGGCGCAACAAGGAAAAACTGCCGGACCTGGCTAGTTTTGAGAACTGGCTTTTTATTATAGCCCGCAATCTTATTTTCGACTCTTTCAGAAAAAAAATACAGGCGCCAGTACCTGCCACTGTGGATACGGATCCGTTAACACCGGCCCTGCAAATGGAATACAAAGAATCCTACCAGCTATTGCTAAATGGCATTAATAAGTTGCCCGAAAAACGACAGCGGGTATTTCGTATGAGCCGCCTGGAAGGAAAAACGCATGAACAGATCGCCGAAGAACTGGGGATCAATAAAGTGACAGTGGCTCAATACATCGTATTATCCCTGAATTTTCTGAAAACATATCTAAAGGAAAATACCGGAAATACCATTCTTGTACTCATATTACTTCGCGGGTGGTCATAA